From Coffea arabica cultivar ET-39 chromosome 2e, Coffea Arabica ET-39 HiFi, whole genome shotgun sequence, the proteins below share one genomic window:
- the LOC113732262 gene encoding cell number regulator 6, which translates to MMADTGNPSRYVKLTKDQAPLDDIKPGELNQPIEVPQLEVRKCNECGQPLPESFEPPADEPWTTGIFGCAEDTESCWTGLFCPCVLFGRNIEKLREDTPWTTPCVCHAIFVEGGIALAAATAVFYGIDPRTSFLFCEGLLFSWWMCGIYTGLVRQALQKKYHLKNSPCDPCLVHCCTHWCALCQEHREMKGRLSDDAAMPMTIVNPPPIQEMAAVSDNRESVASSRNGTEHTALEMQAL; encoded by the exons ATGATGGCGGATACGGGAAATCCGTCAAGGTATGTGAAGTTGACAAAAGATCAAGCCCCATTAGATGACATCAAGCCAGGCGAGCTAAATCAACCCATTGAAGTCCCTCAG TTGGAAGTTCGCAAGTGcaatgaatgtggacagcctttACCTGAAAGCTTTGAGCCTCCTGCAGATGAACCATGGACAACAGGGATTTTTGGCTGTGCTGAAGATACAGAAAGTT GCTGGACAGGACTTTTTTGCCCGTGTGTCTTATTTGGGCGCAATATAGAGAAGTTGAGAGAAGATACTCCCTGGACGACACCTTGTGTTTGTCATGCTATTTTTGTTGAGGGTGGGATTGCACTTGCGGCTGCAACAGCAGTCTTCTATGGCATTGATCCTAGGACGTCATTTCTTTTTTGTGAAGGCTTGTTATTTAGTTGGTGGATGTGTGGAATATACACTGGCCTTGTTAGACAGGCGCTACAGAAGAAATATCATCTCAAG AACTCGCCATGTGACCCCTGCCTAGTACACTGCTGCACGCATTGGTGTGCCCTGTGCCAGGAGCACAGGGAGATGAAAGGCCGCCTCTCTGATGATGCTGCCATGCCAATGACCATTGTTAATCCTCCTCCCATCCAAGAGATGGCTGCTGTTAGTGATAATAGGGAATCTGTAGCATCCTCCAGAAATGGGACTGAGCATACTGCTTTAGAGATGCAAGCTTTGTAG